The window ATTGTAATCCACATGAAGAACAGCTCTTTTTAATTGTAATGACTTCTTAACATCTAATATTCTTTGATTTGAGGATCCTCTATACTTTAAAAGCATACTTTTTTTAGATTCTACAAATTTTCCATCTATTAATACATCTATCTCATTCAATAGATTTTTCCATTTAAAATATTTTTCATTTCTAACATCGGTTAACTGTTCAATTGTATATCCACTATAAGCCCAAATATCTAATCCTATCTTTCTCGCTTCTTTGCATATTTTCACAAGGGCATCTGGTTGTTCAAAAGGATCTCCACCACT is drawn from Tepidibacter hydrothermalis and contains these coding sequences:
- the nrdG gene encoding anaerobic ribonucleoside-triphosphate reductase activating protein, producing the protein MKLRLASSVTSDSIVDGPGLRTVIWTQGCKHNCKGCHNKQTHDFCGGFEVEVESIIDTLKDLKLQKGITLSGGDPFEQPDALVKICKEARKIGLDIWAYSGYTIEQLTDVRNEKYFKWKNLLNEIDVLIDGKFVESKKSMLLKYRGSSNQRILDVKKSLQLKRAVLHVDYNEDMDIAK